Within the Oncorhynchus clarkii lewisi isolate Uvic-CL-2024 chromosome 2, UVic_Ocla_1.0, whole genome shotgun sequence genome, the region ATCCTTAACGTTGCCAAGTGAAAGGGTAGTACATATTAATTTAGATGCACTTTAAAGGGCAACTCCATCACATATCAACCTCATTTTCATCATCTCCGGCACCGTACCATAGTCAACACATAGTCAACACGTTTttgtataataaaaaaaaaaattgaaaacatCCTACccgatgtcacgttctgacctctatttcctttgtttttgtatttatttagttggtcagggcgtgagttgggtgggcagtctatgtttgtttttctatgttttggggcagttctatgttttcggcctagtatggttctcaatcagaggcaggtgtcattagttgtctctgattgagaatcatacttaggtagcctgggtttcactgtgtgttggtgggtgattgttcctgtttttgtgtttgcatcagacagggctgttttgagttctcacgtttcttgtttttttcgttagtttgttcatgtatagtgtcgtcaataaaatacaatgaacaaccaccacgctgcgctttggtccgcctctacttcacaagaagagaatcgttacacccgatgacatcatcaaaagtataaacattttaaaaacagtgaTTTTAGAACACTATGAGGTTGGCGGTGACGTGGGGATCAAGAAAAATATCCTCCCTCTGGCTAGAAACTCGTTGAAGGTTTTGAAAAtcactgttaaaaaaaaaaaagtatcctTCCTGTGATGTCAGAGAAGCACTTCTTTGGATTTCTTTCCTCTTATCTTGTTAACCACAGATCATATAAATGCGCAATTTTCACATACaatgcattcgtaaagtattcagacccctttatttTTTCtcaattttgttacgttacagccttatactaaaatctattaaattattttttaactcaccaatctacacacaatacatcataatgacaaagcaaaaacaggtttttagaaatgtctgcaaataaaaaatactgaaatatcacacttacatgagtattcagaccctttactcagttctttgttgaagcacctttcgcagcaattacagcctcaagtctttttgggtatgactctacaaacttggcgcacctgtatttggggagtttctctcattgttctctgcagatcttctcaagctctgtcaggttggatggggagcgtcgctgcacagctattttcaggactctccagtgatgttcgatcaggttcaagtccgggctctggctgggccactcaaggacatacagagacttgtcccgaagccactcttgcattgtcttggctgtgtgcttaatcATTGGAtttacttgatagctacctacacaaatagctagctagaacaaagtgttaataagataaattcatttaaaaaggattaaaagcaatacaaataagttatccagtaggcatctactgagggagctaagagctgtgttgtcagtCATTTCCCAGCAACTTCAGTAAAAAGGCAGATCCCCAGGAGGACTTAGCATAGCacctgtcctgttggaaggtgaaccttcgccccaggctGTGGCCCTGAGTGCTCTGGTTTTCAccaaggagctctctgtactttgctccgttaatcttttcctcgatcctgacgagtctcacagtccctgaaactgaaaaatatccccacagtatgatgctaccaccaccatgcttcaccgtagggatggtgccaggtttcctccagacgtgacgcttggtattcaggccaaagagttcaatcttggattcattagaccagagaatcttatttctcctggtctgagagtctttaggttccttttggcaaactccaagtgggctgtctggccactctaccataaaggcctaattggtggagtgctacagagttggttgtccttctggaaggttctcccatctccacagaggaaatctggagctctttcagattgaccatcgggttcattgtcacctccctgaccaaggcctttctccccatTTTTGCAAGTCatatagtaaagggtctgaatacgtatgtaaataaggtatttcgtttaaaaaatatattttatacatttgcaaaaatgtcaaaaaacagttttcactttgtactgtgtgtagattgttgcGGGAAAAAaaggatttaatacattttagaacaaggctgtaacgtaacaaattcaaggggtctgagtactttttGAATAGACAGTTGTTTCGTGCTGGAGATTATATATGATTTTGGAAAGTGGCCAAATTGATTAACCAAATTCAAATGTGCTCAACCCTTGTAATATAAAACAGAGGGAGGTCAGTAAATCTTGTTGTCAGTCAATATCCTCTGAGCAGATGTTAGGAGGTTGCATGTAATCTCTCTACTACAACATGTTGATATATGGAGTACCTGTGTAATAAGACCTTTGGCCTAAGATCTTTGGATTGAACCAGCCATTTCTCTATGTGTCTGTATAGGGCTAAAGctttgttcacactgcaggccttaatgctcaaattTCTTTTCAAATCCATTCTGGAAAACTGACTCTCCAAACGCTGTGAACAAATTGGATTTGTGTTCAGAAAGCATTCTATGCTAGTTGTTATAGCAAcggccagtggtgtaaagtaattatgtaaaaaatactttaaagtcctacttaagtcgtttttttccttcagtatctatatatttttttgttgactacttttactctactacattcctaaagaaaatatgtaaatTCTACTCCCATAAAttatccctgacacccaaaagtacttattACATTTCAAATGCTCAGCCAGGACAGCAATATCCAATTTACGCACATACTGTATCAATATTATGCATCATCCCTacggcctctgatctggtggactcacttgACACAAATACTGCCTTTGTcatttatgtctgagtgttggagtgtgcccctgactagccatacatttaaaaaaatacagttgtgccgtctggtttgtttaatataagtAATTTGATGTATATCATTTACTTTGTAATTTTACTTTAGTATGACAATTAGTAtgttttccaccactgtacttaagtacatttaaaaccagatacttttagacttttactcaagtaatattttactgggggactttcacttttatttgaaTCATTTTCTATCAAATATTCTGTAAGGAGATGTCATCCCATTTGAAAATGATCCTTGGCTGAGTTGGCTATAAAGAAGCAGAAGCGGATGTGTACATTGTTCTGGACACCTCAGAGAGTGTGGCACTGAGGGCCAAGCCCTACGGCTCCTTTGTTGATCAGATCAAGCAGTTTGCCCTGGACTTTGTGGACCAGCTCAATACTAGGTGTGTATCACCTCCATACTGACAGTTTCAGCTACATGACTGGTATTCATTAAGAAATTATGTGGTTAACAATTCGTGCTTTCAGGTCCCTTACTTAAATTCATGACATTTGGCAACTAAACGGTAATTAATGCTACGTAGTAATGATTATGGCGAGCTTGCCAAGAGAAATCAAGTGTCATGTTAGCGACAAGGCTTCTGGGAAACTCGCGCCTGACCGTTTATTCACCCCACAGACTAGCGCAGACCAAACAATATCAATCCTCCTACAGAGGCCTCCATCGGCATACCTCCTGTTTAATTTCTTAAACTCCTCTCTGTGATCATTATTAAAAAATACAGTCATATTGTACCAGTATTATTCACCACACACTCAGACCCACCCTGATAAGCGACATGCAGAATGACCATTGATAGCTGCTCTGGGCAGTAGTGTTCTCCTGACAATGTGTTGTTGATGATCATCTCAGGAGGTCTGCCTCACTACATGCAGTCTTATAAACACGGTTGTGTGTTGACCTCTGTGTGAACTGTGGTTCTACAGTGATGAATCGGGGCTGAGAGGTAGTGTATGAGAACAGCTTCTCTCCTTACATGGTGCTCAGGGTTGCGTTAATATGATGCTCTTGGAAAAGCACAAGCATACTGCTGTGGGCTAAAACagagtcacacagagtgtttcttgttagtcttaaacaaatctaccttgaaacaaaagtatacacctcacacacatggttatgggcttaaaaaaagaatacacctgtaccatgtcagatattatcaggtatgaaggtaagacccaggtgcagacacatcaaattaacaatggtttaataatccaacagggcaggcaatagacaggtcaaggtaggcaggggtcagtaaactaGAGGTGGGGGCGaaggtaccggacggcaggcaggctcagggtcagggtaggcaggggtcagtaaaccagaggtactggtcggcaggcaggctcaggcagagtggtcaggcagccGGGTTCAAAGTCAGGACAgccaagggtcaaaaccaggagggggagaaaaatagagactgggaaaagccagagctgagaacaaaaacactggttgacttgacaaactggcaacagacaaacagagaacacaggtataaatacacaggggataatgggggagatgggcgacacctggaggggggtggagacaatcacaaagacaggtgaaacagatccggGTGTGACAGATATAGAgttcaaatgtattacattttaagTTTGCATTCCACtcttacactttatatacatcacagaaaaaTATAACAAAATCGTTTGACATTAAAACACCGGAGTTTCGGgagtaaaaaaaagaaacgtttattcattatgaaattatgacaaatatgaataacattccatccatgaggccactagagggcgatttggtcTTTTGACTGAAGGAAAGCGGTCTACGGAGGCCAAGACAGCTCATCTTGTTGAACTACAAAACGTATTGGGCTTTTTGCTAAGACCAGCGGCATTTATACAGATGCTGCAACTTATATTATAATCGTAATAGATTTGCTTTTGCCATCCCACTGTTCGGAAACAGTGCAACTATTACGGTTAAAATATTTGAGCTGTGTTTTCTGTGGCCCATACCGATATGTTTCATCACTGAATGCCTGTGTGTgcgtcagtttgtgtgtgtgtgtgtgtgtgtgtgtgtgtgtgtgtgtgtgtgtgtgtgtgtgtgtgtgtgtgtgtgtgtgtgtgtgtgtgtgtgtgtgtgtgtgtgtgtgtgtgtgtgtgtgtgtgtgtgtgtgcgtgttactcACTAACAAGCTCAGACAGGCAGCAAGTGTAATGAGTGACTGTGCGTGTTTGGTCAGTGCAGCCATTCCAAATCATTCGCCCAGAAAAGGTTTGGGGTTTACCTTTGGGGCACTGAGCTGCATTCCTGACTGAGAGGAAGGTTGATATGTTATCTCTATCTAACAAAGTCTCACCTTACAGCTAAGGAGTTGTCCTCCTGAAGTTCAGAGGACCTGATGAATGACGTCTTCACGTGATCAGAAATACACATATAAGAGAACAACACTTTCAGTCATGCAGGCACACAGTGAGCTTTGTCATTATCTGACATTTATTGAATTGGGGCCCATGTTTTGGAGAAGCCCTGTGATTCAAGACATTGTTGTACAATAAAATACGATCAGCTCAATGTTTATAAAGGAAGGATAAAAGTCCAAGTATGCCATTTGCCAAAGATCATGGTGTATCCTCTAATGTGTCTGACTCAGCACAACTTCTTTGCAAAACAGCCAAAATagtacatatatttttttgtgatgtGATTCATTAGGGATGTGATCCTACTGAAGTATGCAAAATGCTACTGGCCTAAAGTTCAAAGAGCTAAAGAACACCTAGTTCTTGACAGCTCCTGGTTCTTGACACGGTTGGTTGAGTATTTATGTATCTTTCATTGACTTCATCAGAATAGCAACTGCCTGATGGTTTGATTGGGTACTGGAGAAAATAGCAGGGGGACGATGGGTGTAAATGTGCTTGGGGCTTGACAAGACGGCAAACTTGTAATAGATTTGTTCTATCAGGTTTTAGTACCACTTTCTCCCCTCTGGGAATCAATACATCATTCCCATGAGCGAACTCCCTGCCTTCTAATCTGTAGACAGTAAATGAAATACTGCTGATTTAGGGGAATTGTCCCTGTAGTGCATGTAGATCAGAGGTAACTGGCTTGGTGTCACTCTTTGTGTGCCATTGTGACATAGCTCTGCCTGTACTCATCTAGATACTACCGCTGTGAGCGTAACCTGACGTGGAGTGTGGGAGTGCTGCACTACAGTGATGAGGTAAAGGTGATGAGGGAGCTGACCAGCACCAAGGAGGCCCAAGGAAGAGCTCAGCTGAAGAGAGCTATACAGGACATTCGCTACATCGGCAAGGGAACCCACACCGACTGTGCCATCTCCGTAGCAACAGGGCAGCTGATGACAGGGTGAGTCCATCGATTGTATAAGGGCTCAGGGCCCAGATGCAGATGGTTTGAGTATTTTATATTTATTAGTTaaaaagggtagagagagaatggtcgtggacaggcaaaaggtcaaaaccagatcagagtccaggaggtacagagtggcaggcaggctcgaggtcagggcaggcagactggacaggcaggcgggtacggagtccagaaaacaggcatggggtcaaaaccgggaggactagcaaaagcaggagcacggggagaaacacactggttgacttggaaacatacaagacaaactggctcagagacacaggaaacacagggataaatacactgtggaaaataagcgacacctggaaggggtggagacaatcacaaggacaggtgaaacagatcagggcgtgacagattgGTTGATTGAGTAGTTAGTACCAGTCAATCAATCGATCAGTCAGTTAATTAGTTAGTTAgtcttttctgtctgtctggctgtctgtctgtctgtctgtctgtctgtctgtctgtatgtatgtatgcatgtatgcatgtatccATCTCAAATGTGACATGTGTGAGAGAGTGTCTTAAAACACATGCGTTTCATCCCAATATACCGTGCATGATACTTTGATATTGTGTAATACGTTCCTCCTTCACTTCTATAGTGCCCTTAGGAAAATGCTTTGATATTTACACCTTGGAGCAGAGTTCAACGTTTTGTCAGGGGCAagttaaaaacacatttcttGCATCTTTGCAGGGGTAAACAGATAGACATTCAAACCTCTCCTAGGAGATGGAGTTCCTCCACAAAGCTTCTGACAAAATAAAGTCTGCTCCACAATTATACAGAAAGGATCCCGTTTGACTCACACGTTCTGCTTCATTGTATCTCTTTCTTCAacccacagctctcctctccatgGCAACAAGTACATGGTGGTGGTGACAGATGGCCACCCGCTGGACGGCTATAAGGAGCCGTGTGGCGGGGTGGCACACACCGTGTCTGAGGCCAGAGCCATGAACATTAACATCTTCAGCGTGGCTATCACTCCACATCACCTGGTAATCAagagggaatagagctctggCTAGAAGGTCCAGGTTGTAGACAGAGAACTTTGCCCTCTGTAGTGGTCATGGAAACACAATAACTAATACTGCTCAAACAAACTGGATTGGCTGTAGTCTGACATCCTTGAGTTTTTTAACTCAAGGATCCCACTGTATTTGATATATGATATATTTATATGTAGTCTGTGCATTCTTCTCTTGCACCTCAGAATGTGTGGGTATGCCAAAATACAGGCTTTATCACatacggccgtgattgggagtcccatagggcggcgcacaattggcccagcgtcgtccgggtttggccggtgtaggccatcattgtaaataagaatttgttcttaactgactttcctagttaaataaaaaataaaaaataattaaaacaaTTAAAAACAGCCTTATTTGTCCACTGGAGTTTTTCTAGTTTGAGGTAGTTTTTCAGTGTTTCAGTCTCTGATTCTGTCTCTAatgctcgctctccctctctctctctctctctctctccccctccacctctctaccgctccctcccgctctctctctctctcctctctctctctctctctctctctctctctctctctctctctctctctctctctctctctgcaggacaaCAGACTTGGTTCCATAGCAACAGatgtacaacacacacataacatgtctGCTACTAGTGAGGACCTGCAGGTTGTTAGGAACACCATCAGCTCCATAGTGTCTACCATGGTGAGTACACCATCGTCACATAGTTACCATCATACAAGCGGCCATTTTTAAACCAAGGCCCTGTACCTAAATGTAATTTACTGTAGGccattttttttgttgcccaAACAGACTATTCTAACCAAATGTCTGTCTCTTCTTTTATGGATCTGTAGTACAAGGATTCTGAATCTGTGGTGAGTTTTTTCGCtacaacatctgctaaatatgtgtatgttaccaatacaatttgatttgatttgatagttccCGACCAATACAGTGAGATGATTGTTGTTTGTGATCTTATTTATGAACAGTGATTATGACTGGGGTTGATTTATGTTTGTTGTTCTTTTTCAGTGCTGTTCGTTCGAGTGCAAGGTAAGCCTGATCACATTGTCGTACCTTTTCAACATGATCTCGCAGAAAACTTAATTACAGATTGTTTGTCTTGATTAATCTGATCTCAGTATAGTCTTAATATGGGGTCCAGTGGAGTCAGAAGTCTTTCTCATCCGTGTTCTTTGTTTCACAGGCTCCCCTGGGATCTCAAGGCCCTGCTGGTGCAGGAGGGGGCGCGGTAGGGTGCTCTCTGTTTTCCTTTTAGTTAAAACACCACATTTAGATTTACCAGACGCTCGTCAATTAGGGTTATtagagtgccttgctcaagggcacatcgacagattcaaaccagcaacctttccgttactggcccaacactcttaatgGCTAGGCTATCTGTCGCCCACCTTAGCTATTGGTGAACATTTTGAAAATGCCCATCGCTGCGTTCTTAGATATAATTACCTTACCTTATATTTACCTTACTGATGGTTTGCTTAGCTCCAACTCTCAGTGACTAAGTAAGGGATAAGTAAGCattggggggggggagaagggagcCTGAGGAACGTTAATCAAACCCTGGTGATTTGGCTCACGTACTGCAGTTCATATACAGTAAGGATTCACAATGTAAACacatgcgtgagtgtgtgtgagtgtgtgtgcgtgtgtgcgtttgtgcacATTACTATAAATATGCCAGACATTTATAATCACACAGTATTACAAGGTCAATATCAGGACAGTGAAAGAATGAGTGAAACAGAAAGTACTGATATTGGTTTGTAATCAGATTGATTGAAAAAAAGCTGCCCCTGCTGTGGTCTGGATTCAAACCAAAGGTTTTAAGGACGGGAGTGGCTTTGCGCCAATATCCAATGGAATGCTAATGTGATGACAATCTTTGCTTTACCAGGACTGTATTCCATGGGGTGCAGCGTTATGGAACATTGAGATATAAATATATTACATAGAAAAGCCATGCTTCTATGTCATGTGGAATAGGGAATCATGTCCACTCTATAACAGACATTTCTATGTGTGATCTGAGCGTGCCCCCAGGCCCCCCCTGTTTACCTGATGGGGACTAATGACTCTGGCCTTCTCTGTGTCTGATCTAATCATGGCGTCCAGATGGCCTGCCTAGCCCACTGCTAGTCAACACAGCTCTTGTGTGTTCCAGCCAAGAAATGCATTAAGGAGACGAGGAGGTAGTGGAACTGAAAAAGGCTTAGTTTGATTGATTCTATTGTACAGTACCGTGTTCTGTGCACAACTTCTGGCAGTCTGGCAAGTCCAAGACTTTCTTCTCTGTCTCAATGGGAATTTAGGGCCTAAGGGTGTAatatcacatgcacaagtacagtgaaatgcctttcttgcaaactcaaaacctaacaataagtaagtaagtaagcatactatatacagggtcagttccaataccatatttacaatgtgcaggaacATTGGAGTGTTGGaggtagaaatatatatatatatatagatatatatatatatatataagggtaaggtgactaggcaacaggatataagataaacagagtagcagcagcttgtatgtgagtgAATGTGCTTGTGTGTAGAGTCAATATGAATGTGCATATTATGTCTGAGTGTAGGGCCCTGTGCGTGTgaacagagacagtgtgtgtgtgtgtgtgtgtgtgtgtgtagggccctgtgcgTGTGaacagagactgtgtgtgtgtgtctgtgtggggccCTGTGCGTGTgaacagagacagtgtgtgtgtgtgtgtgtgtgtgtgtgtgtgtgtgtgtgtgtgtgtgtgtgtgtgtgtgtgtgtgtgtgtgtgtgtgtgtgtgtgtgtgtgtgtgtgtgtgtgtgtgtgtgtgtgtgtgtgtgtgtgtgtgtgtgtgtgtgtgtggccctgtgcGTGTGAACAGAGACAgtcacaaataaaaataaaagctcAGTAAAGATACAAGGTTAACTCAGATTGTCCATGTAGCTATTTTGTCATCTATTTATCAGTcgtattgcttggggatagaagcttcCTGTAGCTTAACACAGTTTATACAAACGGCTTCACTCAGACTAACACTGGAAGAGGTTGACTGATGACAATGAGAAATAGATATGATTCTTTTTTTCAGGGAACTCCAGGACGTCAGGGGGTTGCCGGGAGACCGGGAAGTTTGGGAGCAAAGGTAGTATATGACACATTACAGAACATGAGCTTGTCTATCTGCTGACTAGACTGTGGAGACATTATGCTTTGTAGCCTGTTTGATGCTACAGATTATGGCTACAGGCAATGTGGATCATATCTTTGTCACCTAGGGGACTGCAGGTGACCAGGGGCCCCaaggacacagaggagagaaggtcAGAGTGATTATTtatctaaaataaaaaatatgtaccACTTTGAATGTTTTAGATTATTCATAACACATGCTGGTTAGCTATAATGTAACATTGCCTGGTAGAATTTAGAGCTTTGGCGTAAATGCAATATTTAGAGACATACTTGTCTGGCTGTATGAGGTTAGCTAATGCAATGTTCCATGAGCATTCACTTAACTGTATTGAAATATGCCATATGTTCCCAGTGTTTCCAACACCAGGAATTCTGGATCCGTATTAAGTGCTTAGAAGCTAAACTCTGATATTCgtcactctctttctctacagGGTGACCGTGGTCCTACTGGTGACAGCGTAAGCTCTCATCGATTTTGTGGCGAGTAATAGTGATTATAATAGTGTTTATAAACCTTGTAGTACATACGTATATAATGTAAACAAAGAATACATCACATCAAATCATCCAACAGCCATAGGTTCAGCTGTCAAAATGTTCAAACGTTATTTTGCCCTACAGGGTCCAAGAGGACCGTCTGGACAAAAGGTATGTTGTTGATCTTATgcatcattcattcattcattcatgtgtccatccatccattcagtcATGCACATTGTCACATACTCACCAATTCAACCAGTTGCAGTGGTGGGAATGAAGTCATGTGACCCATGTGTTTCTAGGGTGAGAAAGGAGCGGATGGAGTGGACGGGAAGGATGGCCTTGTGGTTTGTTTGTTTTCTACCTCTTACTCAACACACAGCCCCTGCATTATTAAATGTTTAACAAGAGTATCACTCTGTAAACTTACAAACAGAAAAACAAGGCTATCAAGGCCTCGTAAAGTGTGAGTGAGCAATTAAACAGGGATGCAGGCTTCGCCCTCACAGGTCTCCCTTTATATACACCCATATTCCAGAATTATTAGAGGGGTTGAGACAAAAACAAGATGAGAATGAAATACAGACGAAGGATGGCTCAGCCCATGCTGAAGGCTGTTAGTATTATGTAACACCTGTACCTTCTTCCATAGGCTCTGGACCTATTATACAGTACAGAGCAATACTTTTGGCCATCCCCGTGAGGCACTATATGGAGCATAACAGGGTGCTTAAAACCGATCCAGGTGCTGCATGGTGGATATGAGCCAGATGAATCATATAGGTGTTTTATAGACTAAATGTTCAGCACTAAAGCCTCATGGTCACATCcctttagaccccccccccccccctgggagATTTGACAGGAAGTTCCTTAACTATGAAAAGGATAAAGAAAAACTATTTTACTTCATAAATCGAATTGCGCTAATGGAAAAATGTCATATTCATCTATGTAAATTCACTAATAAAACTATGTTATCACTAATAAGCATATGTTATCATTGTCTGTTTCGATACTTTTTGTCTGTACACTGTTTTttctgaaataaaaaaatgtatatttaaaataaatatgtaaataaataaagtcaaataattaaaaaatatttaccccaaaaattaTTCAAATTGAAGATTTAGCGTAAAGACAGtccccacccccacctccacctccaccccggGTCCTGAATCCCTTGACATGTTTCTCAAACCAGAGCAGACGTTTTTCAGAGCAGATAACTGTGTAGTAGGCCCAGATTACAAAGTACATTAAAGAGTTCTGTTTCTCTGGAAACCTTCAGTGAGGTCACTCATGTTCGTATTATTCCTTGAAATGTGCAGTAAACTCCCAcgtcgccctctctctttctctctctgtaggggGACTCTGGGGTTATGGGCCTGTCTGGTTGTAGAGGAGACGAGGGGGCAGAGGTAAGTCTATAGGAGTCATACAAGGTCATGTAGCCAGAGTCAAAGTCATGACAGTCTGCTTGTCTTGTTTCCTACTGCTCTTCCTTTTCTTCAGTCTTTCCAGACTGATCAGCACCGGCCCTCCTTAGTCCCACTTCCACACTCCCCCTTTAAAAAAGACCATCTACTCCGTCCcacgtacccacacacacacccacacacacaccacactcacccacacacacacacacaccaccactcaccacactcacccacacacacactcaccacactcaccacacacacacgcaccacactcacccacacacacactcaccacactcaccacacacacacacaccacactcaccacacaagcccacatacacaccacactcACCACACTCACCACACGAACCCACACACGcaccacactcacccacacacacaccacactcaccatctcacccacacactcaccacacaaacccacacacacactacacgcaccacacacatccacacacacaccacggctTACTGTATTCATGACCTCCTAGACTAGTTACAGTGAAACTCTGGGAGTGTTACACCAAGCGTTCATCATTTCCCAGAATTTTCCCCCCACGAACCAAGAACCACTTGGCAGCCAATAGCGCTCTAGGAGCCAGAGCTAGTCAGTAGAATGACATGTACTGCAAACAGGGAGTTACGATACTACACATTATTCCCATAACTCTGTCCTCAGCAGACTTCATAGTCATTCCCTTTTTGCTGTTAAAGCAGGTGTGCTTCATTCTGTGGTTGAAAGCAATTCAGTTCAAACAAAATCAGAAGATGAGACAGGGTTATTTTCAGTGTGTTATTTCTGCCATGGTTGGGGTAATTAGCCAGGCGGATAAGAACAATCCTTTTGTTTGTTTATATCTGATTGGGGTATGAGTGGGAGTTTATTTGTTTGGGA harbors:
- the LOC139419066 gene encoding collagen alpha-1(VI) chain-like, yielding MGGHFAGSPEVPSPLRLQKASPMMKLTGAILLLSLVSLVHGACSLNGRNRGDLYESVALRAKPYGSFVDQIKQFALDFVDQLNTRYYRCERNLTWSVGVLHYSDEVKVMRELTSTKEAQGRAQLKRAIQDIRYIGKGTHTDCAISVATGQLMTGSPLHGNKYMVVVTDGHPLDGYKEPCGGVAHTVSEARAMNINIFSVAITPHHLDNRLGSIATDVQHTHNMSATSEDLQVVRNTISSIVSTMYKDSESVCCSFECKAPLGSQGPAGAGGGAGTPGRQGVAGRPGSLGAKGDRGPTGDSGDSGVMGLSGCRGDEGAEREPGPLGQKGDEGSYGLPGQKGEMGTPGEPGVPGVSGANGAKGEPGPIGGPGNKGDQGDEGDFGPSGAPGTEGVGGERGLRGAPGIRGGQGETGDTGSAGAQGHEGQAGDVGSQGLSVVSGLKGYRGEPGPYGPAGVKGSRGPPGAPGDAGPIGKREHKEKANLDIQGSRSVFLQQ